TGAGAATGAATCTAATGAGCCCGCTGATGTGATGGATTTAGATAACTTAAATGTGCAAGGTGCTGGAGGTGAACTTACGCATGAGGAGGAAATAAAGAAGTTGAGGACATCAGGATCTATGACTCAAAATCCACATGAAATTGCCAATGTGAGAAACCTTAACATTGTAGTTATGGGTAAATATGAGATAGAGCCATGGTATTTCTCACCTTATCCAGTAGAATTGACGGAGGAAGATGTGGTTTACATTGACGATTTTACCCTGCAGTATTTCGGATCCAAGAAACAATATGAGAGATATAGAAAGAAATGTACACTGCGACATCCGCCTGGTAATGAAATTTATCGAGATGATTatgtttcttttttcgAAATCGATGGTAGGAAACAAAGAACTTGGTGTAGGAACCTATGtcttttatcaaaattgtTCTTAGATCATAAAACGTTATACTACGACGTTgatccatttcttttttactGTATGACGAGAAAGGATGAGCTAGGCCATCACTTGGTTGGATATTTTTCGAAGGAAAAGGAATCGGCCGATGGTTATAACGTTGCATGTATTTTGACGTTACCACAATATCAAAGATGTGGTTATGGTAAGTTACTCATTGAATTTTCCTATGAATTATCCAAGAAGGAAGGGAAAGTTGGATCACCTGAAAAACCACTTTCAGATTTAGGTCTGTTGTCCTACAGAGCTTATTGGGCGGATACTttaataaaaattttagTGGAACATCGGAACGAGATTACCATTGAGGAGATTAGTCAAATGACTTCAATGACCACGATGGATATTCTACATACTGCGAAGACCTTGAATATTCTCAAATACTACAAGGGCCAACATATAATCTTTCTCAACGAAGAGATTTTGGCAAGGTACGATTATTTGAAGAcgaaaaaaagaagaagtattGATCCTAATAAATTGATCTGGACGCCACCCCTATTTACGGCTTCTCAATTACGGTTTGCTTGGTAATACTCTCCACGGTTTTTGTTTTATATCCTGCATAATGTGTAGCTATTTAGTCAAAAGGTATGATGTTACGGTTTTGTTTGGCAGCTTCATGAGCAGCTACAGCACTAGGTATCTTAATCCCACAGCAATCGCCCCAAGTGTTATGTACATGGCCTTCTTCACAGAGATCCCGACCATGAT
The genomic region above belongs to Zygosaccharomyces rouxii strain CBS732 chromosome F complete sequence and contains:
- the ESA1 gene encoding NuA4 histone acetyltransferase complex catalytic subunit ESA1 (highly similar to uniprot|Q08649 Saccharomyces cerevisiae YOR244W ESA1 Histone acetyltransferase catalytic subunit of the native multisubunit complex (NuA4) that acetylates four conserved internal lysines of histone H4 N-terminal tail required for cell cycle progression); amino-acid sequence: MSGDEEKKQGIPRKISSLEEIIVKCECFVDKDGEERLAEILSINSRRSPPKFYIHYVDFNKRLDEWIPADRINLEKEVYFPRPKSNEDDLKKKKKKKKATENENESNEPADVMDLDNLNVQGAGGELTHEEEIKKLRTSGSMTQNPHEIANVRNLNIVVMGKYEIEPWYFSPYPVELTEEDVVYIDDFTLQYFGSKKQYERYRKKCTLRHPPGNEIYRDDYVSFFEIDGRKQRTWCRNLCLLSKLFLDHKTLYYDVDPFLFYCMTRKDELGHHLVGYFSKEKESADGYNVACILTLPQYQRCGYGKLLIEFSYELSKKEGKVGSPEKPLSDLGLLSYRAYWADTLIKILVEHRNEITIEEISQMTSMTTMDILHTAKTLNILKYYKGQHIIFLNEEILARYDYLKTKKRRSIDPNKLIWTPPLFTASQLRFAW